Proteins from a genomic interval of Garra rufa chromosome 4, GarRuf1.0, whole genome shotgun sequence:
- the ifrd1 gene encoding interferon-related developmental regulator 1, whose protein sequence is MPRTKKRSGRGGQQGNVQPFSDEDASIETLSHCSSLSERTSAAEEAGDAEEMAQEDFQYKLKVYIDSTVDKSAKTRQGALDGLKTAMATKILYEFISERRMTITDSIERCLKKGKGVEQCAAASLACLLCIQLGSGIESEEVFKTLKPVFKTILNDGSANIQARQACATSLGVCTLVAEDDIMDVCATMECFESLFTHSYVKDDGSRPSVNPQTTQLHTNALLSWALLLTICTGSHIRVIAQKHLAKLPRLLENDDVNMRIAAGETIALLFELIRDVDSDFDYDGWEPLCEKLSALATDCNKHRAKNDKRKQRSVFRDVLKAVEEGDFQSETIRFGTERMVIDSWVRKRTYDAFREFVGSGMNYHLQANEFIRDVFGLGPPMLIDSAALKAMKTSRMERHLYNAAAFKARTKARNKFRDKRVDVGEF, encoded by the exons ATGCCACGGACCAAGAAAAGGAGCGGCAGAG GGGGACAACAGGGGAATGTCCAGCCGTTCAGTGATGAAGATGCATCTATCGAGACTCTCAGTCACTGCAGCAGCCTCAGTGAAAGAACCAGTGCAGCAGAGGAAG CTGGTGATGCTGAAGAAATGGCTCAAGAGGACTTCCAGTACAAACTGAAGGTGTACATCGACAGCACAGTGGATAAGAG TGCCAAGACCAGACAGGGTGCCCTTGATGGACTCAAGACTGCCATGGCAACCAAAATCCTTTACGAATTCATTTCTGAGAGAAGGATGACCATCACAGACAGCATTGAGCGCTGcttgaagaaag GTAAAGGAGTGGAGCAGTGTGCCGCAGCCTCGCTGGCGTGTCTCCTGTGCATCCAGCTGGGCTCTGGGATTGAGAGCGAAGAGGTTTTTAAGACCCTCAAACCCGTATTTAAGACCATCCTCAACGATGGATCAGCTAACATTCAAGCCAGACAAGCT TGTGCAACAAGTCTAGGCGTCTGCACTCTAGTAGCAGAAGATGATATCATG GATGTGTGTGCCACTATGGAGTGTTTTGAGAGCCTTTTCACCCACTCGTACGTTAAAGATGATGGAAGCAGACCTTCAGTGAATCCTCAAACCACACAGCTCCACACGAACGCTCTCCTGTCCTGGGCTCTGCTGCTTACCATCTGCACCGGCAGCCACATCAGAGTCATCGCACAAAA ACATCTTGCTAAACTTCCACGTCTGCTGGAGAATGACGACGTCAACATGAGGATTGCTGCTGGGGAGACCATCGCCCTCCTGTTTGAACTCATCAGAGATGTTGATTCT GACTTTGATTATGATGGATGGGAGCCGTTGTGTGAGAAGCTGAGCGCTTTAGCCACTGACTGCAACAAACACCGAGCCAAGAACGATAAGAGGAAGCAAAGATCCGTCTTCAGAGATGTCCTCAAGGCCGTAGAG GAAGGGGATTTTCAGAGCGAGACAATCCGCTTCGGCACAGAGCGAATGGTCATTGACAGCTGGGTGAGAAAGAGGACTTATGACGCTTTCAGAGAGTTTGTCGGCTCTGGGATGAACTACCATCTACAG GCGAACGAGTTCATAAGAGACGTGTTTGGACTGGGACCACCGATGTTGATTGATTCTGCTGCTCTGAAAGCCATGAAGACCTCCAGAATGGAAAGG CACCTCTACAACGCAGCTGCGTTTAAAGCTCGAACCAAGGCCAGGAACAAGTTTCGGGACAAAAGGGTGGATGTCGGGgagttttaa